The following are encoded together in the Tripterygium wilfordii isolate XIE 37 chromosome 18, ASM1340144v1, whole genome shotgun sequence genome:
- the LOC119983654 gene encoding actin-related protein 2/3 complex subunit 5A, with protein sequence MATTEEFVEADNAEAIITRIEHKSRKIESLLKQSKPVEALKTALEGSPPNTRDERCKSANWIVVHRAIMAIKDVDALFSALDPEYYDILMKYLYRGLSTGDRPTCDQCLRIHEKLTERAGLGCILRALADTVNTV encoded by the exons atggcaACGACGGAGGAATTTGTAGAGGCAGACAATGCAGAGGCGATAATCACAAGAATCGAACACAAGTCTCGGAAGATTGAAAGCTTACTCAAACA GTCGAAACCCGTCGAGGCTCTCAAAACTGCTCTAGAAGGATCTCCTCCCAATACCAGAGATGAGCGATGCAAG TCTGCTAATTGGATAGTGGTGCATAGAGCGATAATGGCTATTAAAGATGTGGATGCGTTGTTCTCTGCTTTGGATCCTGAATATTATGATATCCTTATGAA GTACTTGTATAGAGGCTTGTCAACTGGAGATCGTCCTACATGTGACCAGTGTCTACGGATTCATGAAAAGCTGACAGAAAGAGCTGGTTTAGGATGCATATTACGTGCCCTGGCAGACACAGTCAATACAGTTTGA
- the LOC119983653 gene encoding homeobox-leucine zipper protein HAT3-like, whose product MSEKDDGLGLDLSLSFGITQNHQQQPCLKKLFQSSVLEAGVSSPNSTISSLSGKRSEIETIGEENEAERASYSCGSDDEEGGSGEGNGSRKKLRLSREESMVLEETFKEHSTLNHKQKVALAKQLNLMQRQVEVWFQNRRARTKMKQTEVDCEYLKRCCEDLTRENRRLQKEVQELRALKLSPNLYMNTKPPTSLTMRPSCQRVAVSSSSSSSATAAAVSTILSVGSNGQRPMPISSWAALPIQQRRFDAPTSQP is encoded by the exons ATGAGTGAGAAAGATGATGGGTTGGGGTTGGATTTGAGtctaagctttggaattacacagAACCATCAGCAGCAACCTTGTCTGAAGAAACTATTCCAATCATCTG TATTGGAAGCAGGGGTTTCATCCCCAAACAGCACTATTTCAAGTTTAAGCGGGAAGAGGAGTGAGATAGAGACTATTGGAGAAGAGAATGAGGCCGAGAGAGCCTCCTATTCTTGTGGCAGTGACGATGAGGAAGGCGGTAGCGGTGAGGGCAATGGGTCAAGGAAGAAGCTCAGGCTGTCAAGGGAAGAGTCCATGGTCCTCGAAGAAACCTTCAAGGAGCATAGCACACTCAATCAT AAGCAAAAGGTCGCTCTGGCAAAGCAATTGAATCTGATGCAAAGACAAGTAGAGGTGTGGTTTCAGAACAGGAGGGCCAG GACCAAAATGAAGCAAACAGAAGTGGATTGTGAGTACCTGAAGAGGTGCTGTGAGGATCTGACTCGGGAGAACAGAAGGTTGCAGAAGGAGGTTCAGGAACTTAGGGCCTTAAAACTCTCCCCAAACCTCTACATGAACACGAAACCTCCCACCAGCCTCACCATGCGCCCTTCATGTCAACGTGTTGCCGTTTCATCATCGTCATCCTCCTCCGCCACTGCTGCAGCTGTTTCGACAATTCTCTCTGTGGGTTCCAATGGTCAGAGGCCAATGCCTATCAGTTCTTGGGCAGCATTGCCAATCCAACAGCGACGGTTTGATGCCCCTACTTCCCAGCCATAG
- the LOC119983582 gene encoding RNA-binding KH domain-containing protein PEPPER-like, which yields MAQMGGGYPLYPLQPPMIPPPQYQFQFQPQPQPLPLTLPQSYPQQQLEPPGTGKRRREDGDPSSASAAGETVDSAAKRRAVALDVIFRIVVPSRQIGKVIGKVGHRIQKIREDTKATIKIADAIARHEERVIIISSKESENEKCDAENALQQIANLILKEDDSNAEASKVAAGHVAANTIRILIAGSQAGSLIGMSGQNIEKLRNSSGATITVLAQNQLPLCASAYESDRVVQISGDVPAVLKALEEIGHQLRENPPRQVISISPTYNYSLIRPTQPVVDPTSADYVTFEMMISETFVGGLIGRCGSNISRIRSESGAMIKVYGGKGEQKHRQIQFGGSAQQVALAKLRVDEYIYSQMIQQAGAQQST from the exons ATGGCTCAAATGGGAGGCGGGTACCCGCTCTACCCCTTACAACCACCCATGATTCCCCCGCCCCAATATCAGTTTCAGTTTCAGCCCCAGCCCCAGCCTCTGCCTCTGACTCTACCTCAGTCGTACCCTCAGCAGCAACTCGAGCCTCCGGGAACCGGAAAGCGCCGCCGCGAAGACGGAGACCCATCGTCTGCCTCGGCGGCTGGGGAGACGGTGGATTCGGCCGCAAAGCGCCGAGCCGTGGCTTTGGACGTGATATTCAGGATTGTGGTGCCTTCGAGGCAGATCGGGAAGGTGATTGGAAAAGTGGGGCATCGTATCCAGAAGATTCGAGAGGACACGAAAGCTACAATCAAGATCGCCGATGCCATCGCC AGACATGAAGAGCGAGTGATTATCATAAGTTCTAAAGAAAGTGAAAACGAGAAATGTGATGCGGAGAATGCCCTGCAGCAAATTGCCAATTTAATTCTGAAG GAGGATGATAGCAATGCTGAGGCATCAAAAGTTGCTGCAGGACATGTAGCCGCCAATACAATAAGGATTTTGATTGCCGGGTCCCAAGCAGGTTCGTTAATTGGAATGTCTGGTCAAAATATCGAGAAATTGAGGAATTCTTCTGGTGCTACAATCACGGTACTCGCACAAAATCAGTTGCCTTTGTGTGCATCAGCTTATGAATCTGATAGAGTTGTGCAG ATATCAGGTGATGTTCCTGCAGTGCTGAAGGCTCTAGAAGAGATTGGTCATCAACTCAG GGAAAACCCACCCCGTCAAGTGATTTCTATTAGTCCAACATACAATTATAGCTTAATTCGGCCAACCCAACCAGTTGTGGACCCAACTTCAG CTGACTATGTTACGTTCGAGATGATGATTTCGGAAACTTTTGTTGGTGGTTTGATTGGAAGATGCGGCTCCAACATATCAAGGATCAGAAGTGAGTCTGGAGCCATGATCAAG GTTTATGGGGGAAAAGGGGAACAGAAACATAGGCAAATCCAATTTGGCGGTAGTGCTCAGCAG GTGGCATTGGCAAAGCTGAGAGTTGATGAATACATTTACTCTCAGATGATACAACAAGCTGGTGCTCAACAATCAAC TTAA
- the LOC119984445 gene encoding uncharacterized protein LOC119984445, whose translation MARWDEIFSLPVQNPPNLEFSSAELVWSKVEGWRDKLDRVALIPFSRVDDFVRGEAANKDCPSRFHVEARRRRPSQMPYKAKVDGILEYILYWCSFGPDDHRKGGTVRPSRSTYVPKKKNAGRPNTKRGCTCHFIVKRLIAEPSVALIVYNHEKHVDKKGIPCHGPLDKMAAGTRAMFAPYISEDLRLRVLSLLHVGVSVETIMQRHNEFVDKQGGPCNRDDLLTHRYVRRQERSIRRSKYELDPDDAVSISMWVESHQSHVFFFKDFSDSDPFTLGIQTEWQLQQMIRFGNCNLVASDSRFGTNKLKYPIHSLIVFNSDNKAIPVAWIITPRFSSADTHKWMMALYNRIRAKDPTWKLAGFIVDDPSADVLTIRDVFQCSVLISFWRVRREWQKNLLKRCSGTQMCIQIAKRLGEVVDDICRGNGTVDLFNTLMEDFVDASDFMDYFKAIWYPRLGIWTTALKTIPLASQETCAALEFYHNQLKLRLLNEKDPGVYQRADWLVDKLGTKVHSYFWLDEYSGKDDFARYWKDEWISGLTSWRKALKISDSDVVVEGRCAKITDHCDRNITYIVWNPGSEFAICNCTWAEMGNLCEHVIKLIKLFRDKGHTKPSITMFQYNRTLFDTLFCPPHDSVFRDHAVSLAVSIQKQLGALVDLESSHTTANPTQKLAEVPIEQQTSNQDRELVSENDFMDEEVPSQYKNACAGGNDGCEDSIGDVHSGSANGTGIETDGEEGACAEMDIDPLTICISPASLVSVDEGVSGNLLSENADVVTDIGDNGGRITILEDDAFTNKNCFEEGILGRDSFQTMKYVKLPANDAPASATEFLEQCMMTHQDSVCSTDAGPSKASSTADAADLSDNTSPFPVQTESKVAEPSGAIIENQGTQFERENVSLAKDHFCTDGAISFDGVSNEKRDCSNGGHDMLHSESLPKQPLVSAGDEEAASCEKLSSSDKSVLSVCELQEGVKSDNADNADANNLETGGSTVSATSCIKKPSLTEKLSPVERKL comes from the exons ATGGCCAGATGGGATGAGATTTTTTCACTTCCTGTACAAAACCCACCAAATTTGGAGTTTTCTTCTGCTGAACTTGTTTGGTCAAAGGTGGAAGGCTGGCGTGACAAGCTAGACAGGGTTGCTTTAATCCCCTTTTCTAGGGTGGATGATTTTGTGAGGGGTGAAGCTGCAAATAAGGACTGTCCATCGAGATTTCATGTAGAAGCAAGGCGACGCCGGCCTTCTCAAATGCCTTACAAGGCAAAGGTTGATGGCATTCTCGAGTATATACT GTATTGGTGTTCCTTTGGACCTGATGACCATAGAAAAGGAGGCACGGTTCGGCCCAGCAGGAGTACTTACGtaccaaagaagaaaaatgctGGTCGACCAAATACTAAGAGAGGGTGCACCTGCCACTTCATTGTGAAACGTTTGATTGCTGAGCCATCTGTAGCTCTTATTGTATATAATCATGAAAAGCATGTGGATAAGAAAGGTATACCATGCCATGGCCCACTGGACAAGATGGCTGCTGGTACACGTGCTATGTTTGCTCCATACATCTCAGAGGATCTTCGTCTTCGTGTATTATCCTTGTTACATGTTGGTGTTTCAGTAGAGACCATAATGCAGAGACACAATGAATTTGTGGACAAACAGGGAGGTCCATGTAATCGTGATGACCTTTTAACTCATAGGTATGTTCGGAGACAAGAGAGGAGCATTCGGCGCTCTAAGTATGAGCTGGATCCAGATGATGCAGTTAGCATCAGTATGTGGGTTGAAAGCCACCAGAGTCATGTATTCTTCTTCAAGGATTTCTCTGATTCGGATCCTTTCACATTAGGCATTCAAACAGAGTGGCAATTACAGCAAATGATTCGGTTTGGCAATTGCAACCTTGTGGCTTCTGATTCAAGGTTTGGGACTAACAAATTGAAG TATCCCATTCACAGTCTCATTGTGTTCAACTCTGATAACAAGGCTATCCCAGTAGCGTGGATAATCACACCGAGATTTTCTAGTGCAGATACACATAAGTGGATGATGGCTCTCTACAATAGAATTCGTGCAAAAGATCCTACATGGAAGTTGGCTGGGTTTATTGTGGACGATCCTTCAGCCGATGTACTTACAATAAG GGATGTGTTTCAGTGCTCTGTATTGATATCCTTTTGGCGAGTACGCCGTGAGTGGCAAAAGAACTTATTGAAGAGATGTTCGGGGACACAGATGTGTATTCAGATAGCAAAAAGGCTTGGAGAGGTAGTGGATGACATATGCAGAGGAAATGGAACTGTTGATCTGTTTAATACTTTAATGGAAGATTTTGTTGATGCATCTGATTTTATGGACTATTTCAAGGCAATCTGGTATCCTCGACTAG GAATTTGGACCACTGCATTAAAAACTATTCCACTGGCTAGCCAGGAGACTTGTGCAGCATTGGAGTTTTACCACAACCAGCTGAAGCTAAGATTATTGAATGAAAAGGACCCTGGTGTTTATCAACGCGCTGATTGGTTGGTTGATAAGTTGGGTACCAAAGTGCATTCCTACTTCTGGCTTGATGAGTACTCAGGGAAGGATGATTTTGCAAGATACTGGAAAGATGAATGGATTAGTGGTTTGACATCTTGGCGTAAAGCACTGAAAATCTCTGACTCGGATGTCGTCGTGGAAGGTAGATGTGCAAAAATTACTGATCATTGTGATCGAAACATCACCTATATTGTTTGGAACCCTGGTTCAGAGTTTGCTATTTGTAACTGCACCTGGGCAGAAATGGGCAACCTGTGCGAGCATGTGATCAAACTTATAAAACTATTTCGTGATAAAGGGCATACTAAGCCATCTATTACCATGTTTCAGTACAACCGGACCTTGTTTGATACGCTATTCTGCCCACCACATGATTCCGTGTTTCGTGATCATGCTGTTTCCTTAGCAGTCTCTATACAGAAGCAATTAGGTGCACTAGTTGATTTGGAAAGTAGCCACACTACTGCGAATCCCACTCAGAAACTAGCCGAAGTACCTATTGAGCAACAAACTTCTAATCAAGATAGAGAGTTAGTGAGTGAGAATGACTTTATGGATGAGGAGGTGCCATCACAATATAAGAATGCTTGTGCTGGCGGAAATGATGGCTGTGAAGATAGTATAGGTGATGTTCATAGTGGTAGTGCAAATGGCACTGGCATCGAGACTGACGGAGAAGAAGGTGCTTGTGCTGAGATGGATATTGATCCATTGACCATCTGCATTTCTCCTGCCAGTTTAGTCTCTGTTGATGAGGGTGTATCTGGAAATCTTCTCTCAGAAAATGCAGATGTGGTTACGGATATAGGCGATAATGGGGGCAGAATTACGATTTTGGAAGATGATGCATTCACTAACAAAAATTGTTTTGAAGAAGGTATATTGGGCCGGGATAGCTTTCAAACTATGAAATACGTGAAACTGCCCGCCAATGATGCCCCTGCTTCTGCAACAGAGTTTCTGGAACAGTGCATGATGACCCATCAGGATAGTGTTTGCAGCACTGATGCTGGGCCATCAAAAGCTTCCAGCACAGCTGATGCTGCTGACTTATCGGACAACACATCTCCATTCCCTGTGCAAACTGAATCAAAAGTGGCTGAACCTTCAGGTGCTATCATAGAAAACCAAGGGACACAGTTTGAACGAGAGAATGTAAGCTTGGCTAAGGATCATTTCTGTACAGATGGTGCTATTTCGTTTGATGGAGTTTCCaatgagaaaagagattgttcAAATGGCGGTCATGATATGTTGCATTCAGAATCACTGCCCAAACAACCATTGGTGAGTGCTGGAGATGAGGAAGCTGCTTCCTGTGAGAAGTTATCTTCGTCTGACAAATCCGTTTTGAGTGTATGCGAACTTCAAGAAGGTGTCAAGAGTGATAACGCTGATAACGCAGATGCCAACAACTTAGAGACTGGCGGTAGCACTGTTTCCGCCACTAGTTGCATTAAAAAGCCATCTTTAACTGAGAAATTATCTCCAGTCGAACGCAAGCTTTGA
- the LOC119983735 gene encoding uncharacterized protein LOC119983735, with protein MENKKEQAESHQSVVVMRHGDRIDNFEPLWVTTTDRPWDPPLVEKGRVRAFCTGRKLRTYLGFPIHRVFVSPFIRCVQTASEVVSALCAVDDDPNATISDEVSIDASKIKVSVEYGLCEMLNREAIRNDYAPRDGNFGFNISEIEAALPAGTVDHSVERVYKELPEWEETVAGARSRYEQIIKALADKYPSENLLLVTHGEGVGVAVSAFLKGATVYEVDYCAFAELRRPISNKEQAKTAGDFEVLTNPGQTGIGYLPGSTTNDDKVENVQTEPLSQTWSK; from the exons GAGCCACTTTGGGTGACGACGACGGACAGGCCTTGGGACCCTCCTCTGGTGGAGAAGGGTCGAGTCAGGGCTTTTTGTACGGGTAGGAAGCTCCGGACTTATCTCGGATTCCCGATCCACCGGGTATTCGTATCCCCTTTTATCCGATGCGTCCAGACTGCTTCCGAGGTTGTCTCTGCACTCTGCGCCGTCGATGATGACCCCAACGCCACCATCTCCGATGAAGTCTCGATTGATGCCTCCAAAATCAAG GTCTCAGTTGAGTACGGATTATGTGAGATGTTGAATAGGGAAGCCATAAGAAATGATTATGCACCCAGAGATGGCAACTTTGGTTTCAACATCTCAGAGATTGAAGCAGCGTTACCTGCTGGGACTGTGGACCATTCTGTCGAACGAGTGTACAAAGAG TTGCCCGAGTGGGAAGAGACTGTGGCTGGTGCAAGGAGTAGATATGAACAAATCATCAAAGCTCTTGCAGATAAATACCCTTCAGAAAACTTGCTCCTTGTCACACATG GGGAAGGAGTTGGTGTTGCTGTCTCGGCGTTCTTGAAGGGCGCAACTGTGTATGAAGTAGATTATTGTGCCTTTGCAGAGCTAAGAAGACCGATATCTAACAAGGAGCAGGCCAAAACTGCTGGAGACTTTGAGGTGCTTACAAATCCAGGTCAAACTGGAATTGGTTATTTACCAGGGAGCACAACAAATGATGACAAAGTGGAAAATGTTCAAACAGAACCTCTATCCCAAACGTGGTCGAAATAA